A region from the Meiothermus sp. Pnk-1 genome encodes:
- a CDS encoding response regulator transcription factor — MRILIVEDEAGLAQPLLALLQKERYQASWASNLEEAYAHLESLEPDLIVLDIMFPQGATGSKSTSWVDAGFEFAQAVRRAGYRGSILFLSARDAVEDRVRGLDLGGDDYLLKPFSLAEFLARVRALLRRNASHKQSTFQRGPLQVDFVARQALWHYRRLELSEKEFALLELFAMHPERVFTVEELLERFFPEVASGHRILRVYVHRLREKLAPEAILTMPGGYRLGL; from the coding sequence ATGCGTATCCTGATCGTCGAAGACGAGGCGGGGCTAGCCCAACCCCTCTTGGCCCTGCTGCAAAAGGAGCGCTACCAGGCCTCTTGGGCCAGCAATCTGGAGGAGGCGTATGCCCATCTCGAAAGCCTCGAGCCGGATCTCATCGTGCTGGACATCATGTTTCCCCAAGGAGCAACCGGGTCGAAAAGCACAAGCTGGGTAGATGCCGGTTTCGAGTTCGCCCAGGCGGTGCGCCGCGCGGGATACAGAGGCAGCATCCTCTTCCTCAGTGCCCGCGACGCCGTGGAGGACCGGGTACGAGGGCTAGACTTGGGGGGAGACGACTATCTGCTCAAACCCTTCTCGCTCGCGGAGTTCCTGGCGCGGGTACGGGCCTTGCTCCGCCGCAACGCCTCCCACAAGCAGTCCACTTTCCAGCGCGGCCCTCTACAGGTGGATTTTGTGGCCCGACAAGCCCTGTGGCACTACAGACGTCTAGAACTCTCGGAAAAGGAGTTCGCCCTGCTCGAGCTGTTCGCTATGCACCCGGAGCGGGTGTTCACGGTCGAGGAGCTTTTGGAGCGCTTCTTTCCAGAGGTTGCCTCCGGTCACCGCATCCTCCGGGTCTATGTGCATCGCCTGCGAGAAAAGCTCGCCCCCGAAGCGATCTTGACCATGCCCGGGGGTTACCGGCTAGGGCTCTGA
- a CDS encoding HAMP domain-containing sensor histidine kinase, with the protein MLGFRTRMVLAFTVLAVIAVGLEGGLGYWQFRQTLQQNLTGDLALRAHTVAQAIDLRTTPPTLIPERLSEVPGWNEGRFRVQKDGLTYLDIGGPFPPPGPGWLRTRIPLEQGYLLEAAIPAHSLESSLAAYLRTLSIALPITLLLAVFLTALLLGYLMRPVHHLTKAAHDLAQQRFPEPIPVPSGNDELTQLAHSFNRMSHAVRGFLEREKSFTRYASHELRTPLATLRAQIEAMQQGLVSQAEAMPHLEAGLRRIEDILNGLLTLTRSPEPDPHPLNLHTLVESVVAGMPPARRHRIEVTLEGAIWSVGPRELVAQAIGNLIENACKYSQGPVRVHLGKAGQEVFVQVRDQGPGVPEEALARLGEPFLRLNPQLPGLGLGLALVRHIARSLSGNVHFRNLRPGLEVTLSLPKANPPREEAHARATRA; encoded by the coding sequence ATGTTGGGCTTCCGTACTCGGATGGTGCTGGCCTTTACCGTTCTAGCCGTGATTGCGGTTGGGCTCGAGGGCGGTTTGGGCTACTGGCAGTTTCGCCAGACCCTCCAGCAAAACCTCACGGGGGACCTGGCGCTACGTGCCCACACAGTCGCCCAGGCGATAGACCTGCGCACCACCCCCCCCACCCTCATCCCCGAGCGGCTCTCGGAGGTGCCCGGATGGAACGAGGGGCGCTTTCGGGTACAGAAGGACGGCCTTACCTACCTGGACATCGGGGGCCCCTTTCCCCCACCCGGCCCCGGCTGGTTGCGCACCCGGATCCCGCTCGAGCAAGGGTATCTGCTCGAGGCCGCCATCCCAGCCCACAGCCTGGAATCCTCGCTAGCGGCTTACCTACGTACCCTATCCATCGCGCTACCGATTACCCTACTGCTAGCCGTATTCTTGACGGCCTTACTGCTGGGCTACCTAATGCGCCCGGTACACCACCTTACCAAGGCCGCCCACGACCTAGCCCAGCAGCGCTTCCCTGAACCTATCCCGGTCCCCTCGGGCAACGACGAACTCACCCAACTCGCCCACAGCTTCAACCGCATGTCGCACGCGGTGCGGGGTTTCCTCGAGCGCGAGAAGAGCTTTACCCGCTACGCCTCGCACGAATTGCGTACGCCCTTGGCTACCCTGCGCGCCCAGATTGAGGCTATGCAACAGGGTTTGGTAAGCCAGGCCGAGGCCATGCCCCACCTGGAAGCCGGGCTGCGCCGCATCGAAGACATTCTAAACGGCCTTCTGACCCTCACCCGTAGCCCCGAGCCCGACCCCCACCCCCTCAACCTACACACCCTGGTGGAGTCGGTAGTAGCTGGGATGCCGCCTGCGCGCCGGCACCGGATCGAGGTCACGCTCGAGGGCGCAATCTGGAGCGTTGGCCCCCGCGAGCTAGTAGCCCAGGCCATCGGCAATCTGATCGAAAACGCCTGCAAATACAGCCAGGGGCCGGTGCGGGTTCACCTGGGTAAGGCCGGCCAGGAGGTATTCGTACAAGTCCGGGACCAAGGCCCCGGTGTGCCCGAAGAAGCCCTGGCGCGCTTGGGCGAGCCCTTCCTGCGGCTCAACCCCCAGCTCCCGGGGTTGGGTCTGGGGCTGGCCCTGGTGCGCCACATTGCCCGTTCGCTATCGGGGAACGTACATTTTAGAAACCTTCGCCCCGGCCTCGAGGTCACCCTCAGCCTACCCAAAGCCAACCCTCCACGGGAGGAAGCCCATGCCCGGGCGACGCGCGCTTAG
- a CDS encoding DUF5666 domain-containing protein produces the protein MRKIGVFLCAGGLLALAGCSTSPQTQSTALAVSGVVGGNASMLTLNGQVLDLSSAKVTLNGEDATAAAVKAGMEISGSGLEEGGKVKVRDLEARYRAQGQADQVDLAGKFVVVAGLKAFVTDKTLIFQENADGTETPLTLADLAAGDYLKVAGIPRPQDPDDAIVATRLERESSDDPNRVELMVPIRKLNPTAQTFTYGLQTYTVDYSKATVRGTLVEGAVVRFRGSKSGTIITALRVRAIEGNAKPDVPDGTRIELRGLVGNLNPAAQTFQVEGLSVDYSAATVIGTLADGIEVEVKGALSGTTVKAIRVKVTTQDDEEPGNAELEGTIANFNATAKTFTVNGVTVSVNDQTVYQQEKVGGQSLAGENGKPLTAQEFWGSDRTGQMVEVKGVPSSSTALLARKIGLK, from the coding sequence ATGCGAAAGATCGGGGTATTCCTATGCGCCGGTGGGCTGCTGGCCTTGGCCGGGTGCAGCACCTCGCCACAAACCCAAAGCACGGCCCTAGCCGTCTCGGGGGTGGTGGGAGGTAACGCGTCCATGCTCACCCTGAACGGCCAGGTGCTCGACCTGAGCAGCGCTAAAGTGACGCTAAACGGCGAAGACGCCACCGCGGCGGCGGTCAAGGCCGGGATGGAGATCTCCGGGAGCGGGCTCGAGGAGGGCGGCAAGGTCAAGGTGCGCGACCTCGAGGCGCGCTACCGGGCCCAAGGGCAGGCCGATCAGGTGGACCTAGCCGGGAAGTTCGTCGTGGTAGCTGGGCTCAAAGCTTTCGTCACCGACAAGACCCTGATCTTCCAGGAAAACGCCGACGGAACCGAAACCCCTCTGACCCTGGCCGACCTGGCCGCGGGCGATTACCTGAAAGTAGCCGGGATTCCCCGACCCCAAGACCCCGACGATGCCATCGTGGCGACGCGGCTCGAGCGCGAAAGCAGCGATGATCCTAACCGTGTAGAGCTGATGGTTCCGATCCGCAAGCTGAACCCGACCGCCCAGACTTTCACCTACGGGCTACAGACCTATACTGTAGATTACAGCAAGGCCACAGTGCGGGGGACGCTGGTGGAGGGCGCGGTCGTCCGCTTTAGGGGAAGCAAATCCGGCACCATCATCACCGCCCTTCGGGTGCGGGCCATCGAAGGGAACGCGAAGCCGGACGTCCCCGACGGTACCCGAATCGAGCTCCGGGGCTTGGTCGGCAATCTCAATCCTGCCGCTCAGACCTTCCAGGTCGAGGGGCTAAGCGTGGATTACTCCGCCGCCACCGTGATCGGCACGCTCGCTGATGGGATCGAGGTAGAGGTGAAGGGGGCGCTTTCGGGCACCACCGTCAAAGCCATTCGGGTCAAAGTAACCACGCAAGACGACGAAGAACCCGGCAATGCCGAGCTCGAGGGGACAATCGCCAACTTCAACGCCACCGCCAAAACGTTCACGGTCAATGGGGTCACCGTATCGGTGAACGATCAGACCGTGTACCAGCAGGAGAAGGTGGGCGGCCAAAGCTTGGCCGGGGAAAACGGCAAACCCCTCACCGCTCAAGAGTTCTGGGGCAGCGACCGGACCGGCCAGATGGTCGAGGTCAAGGGAGTTCCCAGCAGTAGCACCGCGCTGCTGGCCCGCAAGATCGGGTTAAAATAA